The Ancylobacter sp. SL191 nucleotide sequence TGAGACGCCTCTGTCCGTGACCAGCGTGACCCGCCGCCAGATGGACGAGCAGAACCCGCAGACGGTGAGCGAGGCGCTGCGCTACACGGCGGGCGTTCTGTCCGATCGCGACACCAATGCACGCTACGATTCGATCTTCATCCGTGGCTTCGGCTCCTTCGGAACCGCGACCAACTATGTGAGCTTCCTGGACGGGCTACAGCTCCCGCGTGGGCAGGCCTTCGCGCAGACATCGATCGATCCGTTCCTGCTGGAGCGGGTGGATGTGCTGAAGGGCCCGGCCGCGCTGCTTTATGGCGCCGTCAGCCCCGGCGGCATCGTCAACCAGATCAGCCGATCGCCCACCGTGGAGCCGCATGGCGAGGTCTTCGTGCAGGGCGGCACCTATGACCGCATCCAGGCCGGCCTCGCCTCCAGCGGCGCGATCACCAAGGACGGCACCTGGCAGTACAGCTTCAGCCTCGTCGGCCGCGACTCCGGGACACAGTATGACGGCGTGGACGAGCAGCGCCTCGCCGTCGCGCCGATCGTGACGTGGCAGCCGGATGCCGACACCTCGCTTACCCTGCGCAGCTATTACCAGAAAGACCCCGACGGCGGCTATTTCAACTCGCTCTACCCGAGCGAGCTCGCCCCCGCTGCCTACAAGTCCTATCTCAACCGCGACCTCAATGTCGGCGATCCGGACTTCGATTCCTTCAGCCGCGAGCAATATGGCATCGGCTACGCGTTCGAGCACCGCTTCGATGACATGGTGAGCTTCAAGTCGAGCTTGCGTTACTCTCATGTCGACGTCGATTTCCAGTCGCTGCAGATGTTCGGCCCGATCAGCGCGGACGGGCTTATTCCCCGCGCGGCGCTGCAATCCATTGAGGAGGTCGGCGGCGTCGCCTCCGACAACCATTTGCAGTTCGACTTCTCGACCGGTGCCTTCCAGCACACGGCGCTGTTCGGCATCGACTATGAGAACACGTCGAGCAGCTGGCAGTATCTCATGGGCGGCGCGACGTCGCTCAATGTGGTGAACCCGCAATATGGCCAGCCGGTGGGCGCGCTCAGCACCGTCATCAACGCCGACCAGTCGCTCTGGCAGACCGGCATTTACGCGCAGGACCAGATCAGCTTCGGCCAGTTCCGCGCCCTGCTCGGCATCCGCCACGACTGGGTGGACCAGAACTCCGAGAACCTGCTCACCAACACCAGCACCGTCCAGGACAGCGAGGCGACGACCTACCGCGCCGGCCTGCTCTACCTCTTCGACAATGGCCTCGCGCCCTATGTGAGCTACGCCACCTCCTTCGAGCCGGTGAGCGGCGTCGACATCAGCGGCACGCCCTTCGTGCCCTCCACCGCCGAGCAATATGAGATCGGCCTGAAGTATCAGCCGGAGGGCCTCAACGCGCTGTTCACCATGGCGGCGTTCGATATCCGCCAGCAAAACGTGCTGACGCAAGACGTCCTCACCGGGCTCAACGTGCAGCAGGGGGAAGTACAGTCGCGCGGCATCGAGCTGGAGGCGCGGGGCAATGTCACCCGCAACATCGAACTGATCGCGGCCGTCACCTTCCTCGACACGGAAGTCACCGAGTCGAGCAACCCGGCCGATATCGGCAAGCGCCCCCCGGCGGTGCCGAACTATTTCAGCTCCTTCTGGGCGAGCTACACCTTCGATTCCGGCACCTTCAACGGGCTCATGGTCGCCGGCGGCGTGCGCATCGTCGGCCCGAGCTATGCCGACAACGCCAACACGCTGGAGTTCGACGGCTACACGCTGGTCGACGCTGCGCTCAGCTATGATCTGAGCGTTCTGAATAAGAGCCTGAAGGGCTTCAAGGCGACTTTGAACGTCACCAACCTGCTCGATACCGAGTATTATTCGAGCTGCAGCTCGTCCTATTACTGCCAGTTCGGCAATGGGCGGCTGGTGCTCGCGGGCCTGCGCTACACATGGTAGTGCCGGGCGCTCTCGACCGGCGCAGCTTCTGCGGCGCGCTCATGCTTGGCGGTTGGGCCGGCGGGCTTTGCAGCCCGCTTGCAACGGCTCAGGCCGCCGGCCGAGACCCTATCGTGCTCACCGATATGGCCGGTCGCCCGGTCCGCCTTACCGCGCCGCCGAGACGGATCATCCTGCTGGAAGCGCGGGATATTCTCACCATGGCGTGCCTGCATCCCGATCCTGCCGGCCTTGTGGTGGGCTGGGCTGCGGCGGAGCGGATCGACAGCCCAAAGCTTCAGCAGCGGCTGCAGGAAGCTCACGCCATCGCGCCGGTTGGCCGCCTCACGGCGGATACCATCTCGCGCGAGCAGATCGCGGGTCTGTCGCCGGACCTTGTGGTGACGAACTACGTCATGACGCCCGAGGGGCCCGCCGACCCACTGATCGAATGGCTTGAGAGCAACGGCGTCCCTGTCGTCTTCAGCGACGCGTCCAGCAATGCCGACGATCCTCCTGCGCCGCAGGATCCGCTGGCGCTGGCCAAGGGCCAACTGCGCCTTTGGGGGCAGCTCCTTGGCGCCGGCTCGCAGGCCGAGGCCTATATCGCCTTCATGGACGCGCATCTGCGTGATGTGCGGGCGCGTCTGGACGGCACGTCGCCCGTGGCCGCCTATCTCGAGATCCAGTCGACCCGCGATGATTGCTGCTGGGCGGCGGGCCGCCGGATTTGGGGCGACCTCCTCGCCGCGTCCGGTGGACGGTCCTTGCCGGCGATCACGGCGCCCTGGTTCCAGAAGCTGGCGCTGGAATATCTCATCGCCACGCCGCATGACGTCTATATCGCTTCGGGCGGCGGCTGGTCTGCGGGCGGCCGCCCGCCCATCGGTCCCGGCCTTGATCCGGCGACCGCCCGCACGGCGCTGGCGGCGCTCACCCGTCGCGTCGGCTTCGACCAGATGGCCAGCGTGCGGCAAGATCGCGTCCACGCCATCTGGACCGGCCTGATCGCGGCGGCACCGCTCAACATCCTCTTCATCGAGATCGTCGCCACATGGCTTCACCCGGAGCGTTGCGCCGACCTCGATCCGGCGCGGACACTGGCCGAGATCAACCGCTTCATGGCGGTGCCGATCGATGGTCCGCTCTGGGTGTCGCTGAAGGAAGAGCGCCCATGAAGGAAGCAACGCGCCCGCGCACCTACCGGGCGACAGCGGATGTGCGTTTTCCGCGGCTGGATCATTTCCTCGATCCGATCCTGAGGTCGATCGAGACGCATGACATGACCGTGCGAGCCTCAGCGGATGCCGCCGAGGGCGCGGCTTATGCGGTGACCAGCGCCTTCGGGAAGGCCCGGCTGGACATCCATCCCCACAGGCTTCGCCTGACCGTCGAGACGGTGGAGGACCACGCTCTCAACCGCATCAAGCACGCGCTGGTCGGGGCCATCGGCTTCATTGCCGCGAGTGAGCGGCTCGACATCGTCTGGACCGGTGACGAGGTGGGGCCCGCGCTCCCCGCCGATCTGAGAATTCTCCGCGTTGTGCGGATGGCATGGCTCACGCCCCGCATGAAGCGCGTGGTCTTCCATGGCGAGGATCTCGCGCGCTACGATCGCCCGGACCAGCTTCATTGCCGACTCATCTTCCAGCCGAAGTCGGCATCCTCACGGCAATGGCCGGTGCTGGATGATCACGGCCATGTTGTCTGGCCCGACGGCCAGAAACTGCCGACGCGGGTCTACACCATCCGCCATATCGACGCCGCGGCCGGCGAACTCACCGTCGATTTCGCGCTGCATGAACGACCGGGCCCCGCCACGCGCTGGGCGATGGCGGCGGAACCGGGCGACATCGTTGGTATTCTCGGGCCGGCGGCCAATGGCACGAAGCCGGCCGACTTTCACGTGCTGGCCGGTGATGAAACCGGCCTGCCGGGGATTGCGCGCCTGCTGGAACAATTGGCGCCCGGCGCCTGCGGCAACGCCTTCATCGAGGTTGACGGCCGCGCCGACGAACTGCCGCTGATGCGCCCCGCCGGCGTCGATCTGCGATGGTTGCACCGGGGCGGTGCGCCCGCCGGGACGACCCTCCTGCTGGCCGATGCCGTACGTACGGTGCGCTGGCCGGAGGATCTCTCCCGCGCCTTCTTCTGGGGCGGCTGCGAGCATAAGGCCTTCCGGCAGATCCACCGCCATCTGCGCCACGAGGTCGGGCTCCCGGCGGAGCGCCAGACGCTCTATTCTCATTGGAACCGTGCCCTGAGCGAGGATGACATCATCGCCATCGGAGCGGAAGCCTATCTGCCATGACCCGTCAAAGGCCCATCGTCTGCTCCATCCGCCAGCATGGCGAAGCGGCCGGAGATGTCCTGATAGCGCCGGGAGGGTTCGTAGGTCAGGCCCGTGGACTTGGCGAGGTCGGCGGCGACGCGCTCCACTTCCCGGCGCTGGAGGCGGCTGAGCAGGTTGGGCGCGTCGATGCCGCCACCCGGCTGTCGCTTGGCGAGCGCTAGATCGACCAGCGTGTCCCGGCGCTGGTCGAGGGCGAGGGTGAGGTGCGAGGCCATGCGGCGATTGGGGCCTTCGCCGACAAGCGAGCGGTCATAGGCAAGGCCGCTCGGGGAGATCCTTCGGGATGGTCCAATGATCGGCATGGACCCGCTCGACCTAGCCCGCGCGTTGGAGGGCTTCCAGTCGCCTTCCCCTATGCATTTTCACTGAATAAATTAAGCGACCAGATGCGCCGAATATACTACGCAGCCGCAATTGAACAATTGCAGCCGCCGCCCAGGACAGCGGACGACGCGCTATCGCCGCCCCGGCTGGTGCAGCCGGCTCATGAGGCGCGCCGCCGCCGCGAACAATGACTTTCCTGCGTGGCTTCCTCGTATTCTCGGACATCCGAGTCTTACCGGCCATGATGTCCTTCATGAACTTGTTCACGTCGGATCGCGCTTGACGCTGCGCCACCATCTCTTGGACCAAGGATTATTCTGCGAAGACATCCTCACGCCCGCGGCGGAAGCTCGGCAGCAGCACGATCACCAGCATGATGGCGGCAATGGCAAGCAGGCCGGCGGAGATCGGGCTGTCGATGAAGGTCGCCATGTCGCCGCGCGAGACCAGCAGGGCGCGGCGGAAATTCTCCTCCATCAGCCGGCCGAGCACGAAGCCGAGCAGCATGGGCGCCGGCTCGAAACCGAACTTGGCGAGGAGATAGCCGGCGAAGCCGAACAACCCGATCAGCAGCACCTGCACCGGCTCGGAATTGATCGAGAAGATGCCGATGGAGCAGAACATCAGGATGGCCGGGAACATCAGCTGGTAGGGCACCTTCAGCAGCTTCACCCACAGGCCGATCATCGGCAGGTTGATGATGAGCAGCATGAGGTTGCCGATCCACATGGAGGCGATCATGCCCCAGAACAGCTCCGGCGAATTGGTCATGACCAGCGGCCCCGGCACGATGCCGTGGATGGTCATGGCGCCGACCATCAGCGCCATCACCGCATTGGGCGGGATGCCGAGCGTCAGCAGCGGGATGAACGAGGTCTGCGCGCCGGCATTATTGGCGCTTTCCGGCCCCGCCACGCCCTCGATCGCCCCCTTGCCGAAGCGGCTGGGATCCTTGGCGAGCTTCTTTTCCAGCGTGTAGGCGGCGAAGGGCCCGAGCACCGCGCCATTGCCCGGCAGGATGCCGAGAATGGAGCCGATGATCGTGCCGCGAGCGATGGGCGCGGCGGACTGGCGCAACTCCTTGTGGCCCGGCAGTAGCCGGCCGATCGCCTGCCGCACCACGTCGCGGGTCTCGACATTGTCAAGATTGCGCAGGATCTCGGCGACGCCGAACACGCCCATGGCGAGCACGGCGAAGTCGATGCCATCCGCCAGGAAGTCCATGCCGAGCGTCATGCGGGCTTCGCCGGTCTCGAGATCGATGCCGACCGTGGAGAGCAGGATGCCGAACAGGATCATGGCGATGGCCTTGATGATCGAGCCATGCGCGAGCACCACCGCGAAGACGAGCCCCATCACCATCAGCGAGAAATATTCGGCCGGGCCGAAGACCAGGGCGAGGCTGGTGAGCGGCTTGGCCAGCGCCGCGATCAGCAGCGTGGCGAAGGTGCCGGCGATGAAGGAGCCGATGGCGGCGATGCCGAGCGCAATACCGGCCTGCCCGCGCCGGGCCATCTGGTGGCCGTCGAGCGTCGTCACCACCGCGGTCGCCTCGCCGGGAATGTTGACGAGGATGGCGGTGGTCGAGCCGCCATATTGCGCGCCGTAATAGATGCCGGCGAGCATGATGAGCGCGCCGACCGGATCAAGCCCGAAGGTGATCGGCAGCAGCATCGATATGGTGGCGATCGGCCCGACGCCGGGCAGGATGCCGACCAGCGTTCCCACCAGACAGCCGGTAAGGCACAAAACGAGATTCTTGAGCGAGAAGGCGACGGCGAGGCCGAGGCCGAGATTGCCGATGAGATCGAACATGGCTCAGCCCCCCATCGTCGCGGTCGGTGGTGTCGCGGCGGCGCGCCGGCCGGTGAACAGCAGCAGCAGCCCGGCGCCAACCATCAGCGCGGCGGCCAGACGCAGCGCGCCGCGATAGCTCCAGCCGGCCAGCAGCACGTCCTGCACATAGCGCGGCATGATCGGGATCGGCAGGTTCAGCAGATCGCCGAACAGAACGAGGCTGAAAGGCGTGAGAAAGAGCGCCAGCGTCACCAGAGGGCGCAGCCGCGCTTCGGGCGTGGCGTAGCCGCCGATGATGATGGCGAGCGGCCCCGCCACCACCAGGCCGAGTTCCGGCGTGCTCCAGCCGTCGAAATGCGACGTCTTGATGGTCAGGGCGAAGAGCGCGGTCGCCGAGAGCACGAGGACCGGACCGCGCAGCGAGAAGGTCAGGCTGTCCGATGCCGCCGCACCGCGCAGCGCGCCGATGAGGATCGGGATGGCGCAGAGCCCGAGCAGGATGGACAGGGCCTGCGGCAGCATCCCCGCGCCAACCGAGCGCAGCGTGCCGCGCGGCAGCTCCGACGAGAGGGCAAAACCGAGCACGGCGAGCGCGACGAGGATCGCCGCCGCCCCCAGTTCCCTTCGGGAAACGGCTCCCGCCTGTTTGCGCGAGCCAAAGGCTCCGCGCGCCAAATCCGTCATGTTCCCCTCCCTGAGCATTCATCGGGCACTGGCCCGTGGCGCGGCTGGCTTCTCAGCGGCCGGTTCGTTCCGCCACGCGGTGCCGGGCTCGTTCCATGCGCGGCGGAGCGACCGCCGCGCAGATTGGCCGCGCCCGGTGGATACCGGTGCGCGGACCGGTCAGTCGATGGAGATGCCGGCCTGGCCGAGGAACGTGGACCAGCGCGCGCTCTCGGACTTCATCATCGCGGCGAATTCCTGCGGCGTGTCGCCGACGATGGTGGTGCCTTCGGCCGTCAGGCGTTCCTTGATGACCGGGGTCGCGAGCGCTTCCAGCGTCGCGCTGCGCAGCTTGTCGATCACCGGCTGCGGGGTGCCCTTGGGCACGGCGAAGCCGTACCAGGCGGCGGATTCGTAGGCGGGATAGCCGCGCTCGGCGATGGCCGGCACGTGGGGCAGCTTGGCCACCCGCTCCTTGGTGGTGACGGCGAGCGGGATCATCTCGCCGCTGTCGACGAGGCCGAGCACCGAGGGGAGCGTCGTCACCATGAAGTCGCCGCGACCGCCCAGCATGTCGTTCAGCGCCGGGCCGGCGCCCTTATAGGGCACATGCACGGCGCTGATGCCGGCCTGCGAGAGCAGCAGCGCGGTCGCCAGATGGCTCGCCGAGCCATTGCCGGCCGAGCCATAGGTCAGCGCGCCGGGATTGGCCTTGCCGAAGGCGATGATCTCCTCGAAGCTCTTGAACTTCGAGTTCTTGGAGACGACCACGACGAGCGGCGTGCGCGCGATCAGCGTCACCGGCTCGAAGGCGGTGAGCGGGTCGAGCTTCAGGCTCTTGAACAGATGCGGGTTGACGACCATCGGGCCCTGATTGGCCATCAGCACGGTGTAGCCGTCCGGGTCCGCGCTCGCCACGCGCTGGGAGGCGACATTGCCGCCGGAGGTGCCGTTATTCTCCACCACCATCGCCTGCCCCAGCTTCTCGCCGACGCCATTGGCGACGAGGCGGGCGATGGCGTCTGTGCCGCCGCCAGCGGCATAGGGCACGACGAGCTTAACCGGGCGCACGGGATAGGCGTCCTGCGCGACAGCAATGGGCATGGTGCCGGGAAGGGCGGCGAGGCAACCGGCGGCGAGCAGCAGCCGGGACAGATGGCGACGGGTCAACATGGCTTTCCTCCGTAGGGTTCTTGTCTTGTTGGCTCAGGCCCAAGGGTGGGTCACAAAGGCGGGTCAGGCACGCCTTGCGCGCGGAACGCGGGTGTCCGGCTCGTCCGGCAAGGGCACGATCACCGTGCCCTCGAAGATGCGGCGGGCGGTGCGTATCAGGCTGGCCCGGCGGACCACGCCCGACGCGTCGATCTCCAGGTCGACATCGATCTTGCCGCTGGGATGCTCGATGATGATGGGCGCCCCAGCTGCGGGTAGCCGCGCCACCGCATGGGCGACGGTTCCTGGCATGGCAGCGGCCACGGCGACGCAGAGGGCGCCGGTGACGGCGTGGGCGCGGTGGATGCGGTGCGGCACCAGATAACGCGAGGTGATCGTGCCGCCGGGGCGCGTGGGCGGCGCCATCAGGCCGATCTTCGGCACCACCGCATTGGAGACATCGCCCAGCCCCATGCGCTGCCCGGCCTCGCGGCGCAGCCGCTCCAGTTGGACAAACAGTGGCCGGTTGGCGTCGAGTTGCTCGGGCGTTTCGGTGCCGGACAGGCCGAATGCCGCTGCCTGGATGATCATCATCGGCATGGCATAGTCGATCAGCGTCACCGGCACATCGTCGATCAGCTCGGCTGTCTGTCCGGTCGGGAACAGGCTGCCGGTCTTCGAGCCATTGGCATCGAGGAAGGTGAGCTTGATCGGCGCCGCCCGGCCGGGCACGCCGTCGATCTCGGTATCACCGCCATAGGTCACGCTGCCATCCGGCGTCTGAACGATGGCCTCTATGGTCTTGCTGGTGTTGCGGTTGAAGATGCGCACCGTGGTCTGGCCCGCGCCGGCGGGAAGCAGCCCGCTCTCAATGGCGAAGGGACCGACGGCCGAGAGCATGTTGCCGCAGTTCGGCGTCATGTCGACGATGGGCCGGTCCACCGCCACCTGCGCGAAGAGATACTCGACATCCACGCCCGGCCGCCTTGAGGGCGAGACGATGGCCACCTTGCTGGTCAGCGGGTTGCCGCCGCCAATGCCGTTGACCTGCAGCGCATCGGGCGAGCCCATGATGGCGAGCAGCACGCGCTCGCGCAGCTGGGGATCGGTCGGCAGGTCGCTTTCGAGGATGAACGGGCCGCGCGACGTTCCCCCGCGCATCATCACGGCCGGGATGCGCATGTCGGAGCTCTTGTGCATCTGATCCGATCCTCGCATGAATAATCGTTATTCATGCTTTTACCGGCCAGCCGGATACGCATTAAATGCAAAGATCGTTAGGATTGATGTGATTTGAATATCAATTGCGACATACTCGATCTGCGCGCCTTCCTTGCGGTGGTTGAGCTTGAGGGCTTCCACAAGGCGGCGGAGGCGCTCAACCTCTCGCAACCCGCCTTGACCCGGCGCATCCAGAAGCTGGAGCAGGCGGTGGGCGCGGCGCTTCTGGAACGCACCACCCGCCGTGTCGCGCCGACTGCGCTCGGGCGCGAGCTCATTCCGCTGGTGAAGCGGATGCTGGACGAGTTCGAGAGCTCGCTTTTCTCGGTGCGCGAGCTCGGCCAGCGGCAGAACGCGGTGGTCACCATCGCCTGCCTGCCGACAGCGGCGTTCTATTTCCTGCCGGGCGTCATCAAGCGCTTCAACGAGATCTACCCGCAGATCCGCTTCCGGATCCTCGATCTCAGCGCCAATGATGGCTTGCAGAGCGTGGCGCGCGGCGAGGTCGAGTTCGGCATCAGCCTCATGGCCTCCTCCGATCCCCAGCTCCAGTTCACCCCGCTGATGGACGACCCCTTCGTGCTCGCCTGCCGCCGCGATCACCCG carries:
- a CDS encoding TonB-dependent siderophore receptor; the protein is MVQRTLFRHAVSIGALLAAMNAAMHAAAAQQAPIALETVTVEEAAGADADPLLQTRNATATGTNTPVLETPLSVTSVTRRQMDEQNPQTVSEALRYTAGVLSDRDTNARYDSIFIRGFGSFGTATNYVSFLDGLQLPRGQAFAQTSIDPFLLERVDVLKGPAALLYGAVSPGGIVNQISRSPTVEPHGEVFVQGGTYDRIQAGLASSGAITKDGTWQYSFSLVGRDSGTQYDGVDEQRLAVAPIVTWQPDADTSLTLRSYYQKDPDGGYFNSLYPSELAPAAYKSYLNRDLNVGDPDFDSFSREQYGIGYAFEHRFDDMVSFKSSLRYSHVDVDFQSLQMFGPISADGLIPRAALQSIEEVGGVASDNHLQFDFSTGAFQHTALFGIDYENTSSSWQYLMGGATSLNVVNPQYGQPVGALSTVINADQSLWQTGIYAQDQISFGQFRALLGIRHDWVDQNSENLLTNTSTVQDSEATTYRAGLLYLFDNGLAPYVSYATSFEPVSGVDISGTPFVPSTAEQYEIGLKYQPEGLNALFTMAAFDIRQQNVLTQDVLTGLNVQQGEVQSRGIELEARGNVTRNIELIAAVTFLDTEVTESSNPADIGKRPPAVPNYFSSFWASYTFDSGTFNGLMVAGGVRIVGPSYADNANTLEFDGYTLVDAALSYDLSVLNKSLKGFKATLNVTNLLDTEYYSSCSSSYYCQFGNGRLVLAGLRYTW
- a CDS encoding ABC transporter substrate-binding protein: MLTDMAGRPVRLTAPPRRIILLEARDILTMACLHPDPAGLVVGWAAAERIDSPKLQQRLQEAHAIAPVGRLTADTISREQIAGLSPDLVVTNYVMTPEGPADPLIEWLESNGVPVVFSDASSNADDPPAPQDPLALAKGQLRLWGQLLGAGSQAEAYIAFMDAHLRDVRARLDGTSPVAAYLEIQSTRDDCCWAAGRRIWGDLLAASGGRSLPAITAPWFQKLALEYLIATPHDVYIASGGGWSAGGRPPIGPGLDPATARTALAALTRRVGFDQMASVRQDRVHAIWTGLIAAAPLNILFIEIVATWLHPERCADLDPARTLAEINRFMAVPIDGPLWVSLKEERP
- a CDS encoding siderophore-interacting protein; its protein translation is MKEATRPRTYRATADVRFPRLDHFLDPILRSIETHDMTVRASADAAEGAAYAVTSAFGKARLDIHPHRLRLTVETVEDHALNRIKHALVGAIGFIAASERLDIVWTGDEVGPALPADLRILRVVRMAWLTPRMKRVVFHGEDLARYDRPDQLHCRLIFQPKSASSRQWPVLDDHGHVVWPDGQKLPTRVYTIRHIDAAAGELTVDFALHERPGPATRWAMAAEPGDIVGILGPAANGTKPADFHVLAGDETGLPGIARLLEQLAPGACGNAFIEVDGRADELPLMRPAGVDLRWLHRGGAPAGTTLLLADAVRTVRWPEDLSRAFFWGGCEHKAFRQIHRHLRHEVGLPAERQTLYSHWNRALSEDDIIAIGAEAYLP
- a CDS encoding DUF3363 domain-containing protein, which translates into the protein MPIIGPSRRISPSGLAYDRSLVGEGPNRRMASHLTLALDQRRDTLVDLALAKRQPGGGIDAPNLLSRLQRREVERVAADLAKSTGLTYEPSRRYQDISGRFAMLADGADDGPLTGHGR
- a CDS encoding tripartite tricarboxylate transporter permease — encoded protein: MFDLIGNLGLGLAVAFSLKNLVLCLTGCLVGTLVGILPGVGPIATISMLLPITFGLDPVGALIMLAGIYYGAQYGGSTTAILVNIPGEATAVVTTLDGHQMARRGQAGIALGIAAIGSFIAGTFATLLIAALAKPLTSLALVFGPAEYFSLMVMGLVFAVVLAHGSIIKAIAMILFGILLSTVGIDLETGEARMTLGMDFLADGIDFAVLAMGVFGVAEILRNLDNVETRDVVRQAIGRLLPGHKELRQSAAPIARGTIIGSILGILPGNGAVLGPFAAYTLEKKLAKDPSRFGKGAIEGVAGPESANNAGAQTSFIPLLTLGIPPNAVMALMVGAMTIHGIVPGPLVMTNSPELFWGMIASMWIGNLMLLIINLPMIGLWVKLLKVPYQLMFPAILMFCSIGIFSINSEPVQVLLIGLFGFAGYLLAKFGFEPAPMLLGFVLGRLMEENFRRALLVSRGDMATFIDSPISAGLLAIAAIMLVIVLLPSFRRGREDVFAE
- a CDS encoding tripartite tricarboxylate transporter TctB family protein; its protein translation is MTDLARGAFGSRKQAGAVSRRELGAAAILVALAVLGFALSSELPRGTLRSVGAGMLPQALSILLGLCAIPILIGALRGAAASDSLTFSLRGPVLVLSATALFALTIKTSHFDGWSTPELGLVVAGPLAIIIGGYATPEARLRPLVTLALFLTPFSLVLFGDLLNLPIPIMPRYVQDVLLAGWSYRGALRLAAALMVGAGLLLLFTGRRAAATPPTATMGG
- a CDS encoding Bug family tripartite tricarboxylate transporter substrate binding protein, whose protein sequence is MLTRRHLSRLLLAAGCLAALPGTMPIAVAQDAYPVRPVKLVVPYAAGGGTDAIARLVANGVGEKLGQAMVVENNGTSGGNVASQRVASADPDGYTVLMANQGPMVVNPHLFKSLKLDPLTAFEPVTLIARTPLVVVVSKNSKFKSFEEIIAFGKANPGALTYGSAGNGSASHLATALLLSQAGISAVHVPYKGAGPALNDMLGGRGDFMVTTLPSVLGLVDSGEMIPLAVTTKERVAKLPHVPAIAERGYPAYESAAWYGFAVPKGTPQPVIDKLRSATLEALATPVIKERLTAEGTTIVGDTPQEFAAMMKSESARWSTFLGQAGISID
- a CDS encoding 4-oxalomesaconate tautomerase, whose translation is MHKSSDMRIPAVMMRGGTSRGPFILESDLPTDPQLRERVLLAIMGSPDALQVNGIGGGNPLTSKVAIVSPSRRPGVDVEYLFAQVAVDRPIVDMTPNCGNMLSAVGPFAIESGLLPAGAGQTTVRIFNRNTSKTIEAIVQTPDGSVTYGGDTEIDGVPGRAAPIKLTFLDANGSKTGSLFPTGQTAELIDDVPVTLIDYAMPMMIIQAAAFGLSGTETPEQLDANRPLFVQLERLRREAGQRMGLGDVSNAVVPKIGLMAPPTRPGGTITSRYLVPHRIHRAHAVTGALCVAVAAAMPGTVAHAVARLPAAGAPIIIEHPSGKIDVDLEIDASGVVRRASLIRTARRIFEGTVIVPLPDEPDTRVPRARRA
- a CDS encoding LysR family transcriptional regulator codes for the protein MNINCDILDLRAFLAVVELEGFHKAAEALNLSQPALTRRIQKLEQAVGAALLERTTRRVAPTALGRELIPLVKRMLDEFESSLFSVRELGQRQNAVVTIACLPTAAFYFLPGVIKRFNEIYPQIRFRILDLSANDGLQSVARGEVEFGISLMASSDPQLQFTPLMDDPFVLACRRDHPLAVEGPLRWSELEPHRLITVGRTSGNRTLLDAALARSNLRLQWFYEVTHLSTSLGLVEAGLGVSVLPRLATPQSNHPFIMTRPLIDPEVSRPIGVVQRRSGRLSPAAQHFLDMLLREWRENS